TAGGAGAAATCTTGGAGGCTTCTGCTGAACTTTAAGCTGTTTATATCCCTTCATAGGATTTTCTTTTATGTATTCCCACTCTACGGCCTTTGAGAGAGCCGATTTCAAGGTTCTAATGTGAACGTTAACGGTTACTTTGGAGAGGCCACATTCAAGAAGGTGATTAACGTATTCATCTACATTCCTTTTCGTTATCGCCGATAGATATAAATCTCCTACCACTTCTCTAAATCTGTTTAGAACGTGCCTTGCCTTAGTGAAGGTCTCCTCTGAGCGGTTATTTTTAGCCCAGTCTAAATATTCTTGAGTAAACTGAGACAGGGGGACTCTGATTCCCTCTTTAAGAACTATCAATTTACCCTTCAGGTATTCTCTCTTTAGCTTGTTGTAAATCCTAATAGCCTCCGCCTTGTTACGGGTGCGGAGGCTCTTTTTCTTCCCTCTCTCAAATTCTACATACCAGACGCCGTTTTCTCTCTGAAATAGCCTCATACTGATATTAAACTTCATTATTTGACCTCATGCAAGAGAAGTTCCTCTTTTAATGAATCTTCTCCTAAGAAAGCGTCTATACTTTCCCTGTCCCAGAGCCACTTGTTGCCAATCTTTTTGGCTGAAATGAGACCTTCGAGATAACGCTTTTTGAGGGTTTTAAAACAAAGATTGCTGTATTTTTCAGCTTCTTTCGTAGTTAGCCAACGTTTTTTCATTAGACAGCCTCCCTTTAAGGTTTTAGGGAAGCCGAACAGGGGGACGGGCGGGGAGAGAAAGAGGGATTATCTTTTAGCTTCCTTCTTTTCAAACGGCCATGCAAGGTAGATGAAGAATAGGGCAAGAATAATAAACATTAAAGCAAAAGTTGCTAAAACTAAGTTTTCCATTAATCCTCCAGTTCATTTACTTTCTTTTTATAAAGATACCCTGTAATTAGAACTGAGGCAAATAGCACTATACTTGCAATCAGACCTGTAGCTACAAAATTGTCAAAACCCTTTTGA
The nucleotide sequence above comes from Balnearium lithotrophicum. Encoded proteins:
- a CDS encoding helix-turn-helix domain-containing protein, yielding MKKRWLTTKEAEKYSNLCFKTLKKRYLEGLISAKKIGNKWLWDRESIDAFLGEDSLKEELLLHEVK
- a CDS encoding tyrosine-type recombinase/integrase; its protein translation is MKFNISMRLFQRENGVWYVEFERGKKKSLRTRNKAEAIRIYNKLKREYLKGKLIVLKEGIRVPLSQFTQEYLDWAKNNRSEETFTKARHVLNRFREVVGDLYLSAITKRNVDEYVNHLLECGLSKVTVNVHIRTLKSALSKAVEWEYIKENPMKGYKQLKVQQKPPRFLLPQDIAKVEEVIDREEWLFIFRFLIYTGMRIGEAVRLYWKDVDLERGLITVRKSKNFQTRVIPIHPNLRKELLKRYPAIGKVIPYSRDHIEHRLKEYFRKAGFPELRVHDLRHTFASLMVMSGVDLKTVQELLGHTSYKTTEIYAHLAPQHLQEAIKKLPL